A window of Solidesulfovibrio sp. contains these coding sequences:
- a CDS encoding plasmid mobilization protein: MPSKKTVMKSYLTPEEYEKIIESADRAGLSLSTFAKRVCLGQPVPSLETQKARLELFRINADLGRLGGLFKLCLSDKEGPFQAMYQEIRRILREIEAGQRELRAAVARI, from the coding sequence ATGCCTTCGAAGAAAACCGTGATGAAGAGTTATTTAACTCCAGAGGAATACGAAAAAATTATCGAGAGCGCCGACAGGGCCGGCCTGTCGCTTTCCACCTTCGCCAAGCGAGTCTGCCTCGGCCAGCCAGTTCCCAGCCTGGAAACTCAGAAAGCACGCCTCGAACTGTTTAGAATCAATGCCGATCTCGGCAGGCTCGGGGGGCTTTTCAAACTGTGCCTCTCAGACAAGGAGGGGCCGTTTCAGGCGATGTACCAAGAAATCAGGCGCATCCTTCGTGAGATCGAGGCCGGACAAAGGGAACTGAGGGCCGCTGTGGCCAGGATTTGA
- a CDS encoding helix-turn-helix domain-containing protein translates to MDQQTNNKENPFFVPGRWMRVSEAAEYLRVSENFINKARQTRIPDIPFVRIGRRILYDRHALDAFLEAQVGR, encoded by the coding sequence ATGGATCAGCAGACAAATAACAAGGAAAATCCTTTTTTTGTGCCGGGGCGCTGGATGCGTGTCAGCGAAGCCGCCGAATATCTGCGTGTTTCCGAAAACTTCATAAACAAGGCCAGGCAAACAAGGATACCGGATATTCCTTTTGTCCGCATTGGACGGCGTATTCTGTATGACCGCCATGCCCTGGATGCCTTTCTGGAGGCACAGGTCGGGCGTTGA
- a CDS encoding ATP-binding protein: protein MNKRTIFTQLMEALADTPVVFLRGARQTGKTTLVKQLAEEAAGEENSRQYINLDSATALAGALDDPTGFLQGLKKPVIIDEAQRASALMLAIKEDVDRERQAGRYLLTGSANILTLPGIADSLAGRMEVLTLYPLSQGEIAGTREDFIRALFQKNFPFQAAESTSLSKEALLEAIVLGGYPEVLSRATSRRRAAWFDSYITTLVERDIRDIANIQDISGLIRLLRLLGARSGTLHNQAELSRSVGMPGSTLGRYIPLIEALFLIWFLPAWSSNLSKRLVKSPKLHVCDSGLACHLCGADAERLAGDLTLAGRLLESFVAGELLKQSSWTEHPVSLYHYRSQSGEEVDVILEDRAGHVAAVEVKLAAGVASHDIKGLVSLRDALGNHFARGVVVYTGQEVIPMGDRIFAIPIGMMFAG, encoded by the coding sequence ATGAACAAGCGCACAATATTCACTCAGCTGATGGAGGCCCTGGCGGACACCCCTGTTGTTTTTTTGCGGGGAGCCCGGCAAACCGGCAAGACAACGCTGGTGAAGCAATTAGCTGAAGAGGCTGCGGGAGAAGAAAATAGCCGCCAGTATATCAACCTCGATTCGGCGACCGCCTTGGCCGGGGCACTGGATGATCCCACGGGTTTTTTGCAGGGGTTGAAAAAACCCGTGATCATAGATGAAGCGCAACGTGCGTCCGCTTTGATGCTCGCCATCAAGGAAGACGTGGATCGCGAGCGCCAAGCCGGGCGGTATCTCCTAACCGGCTCAGCCAATATCCTGACTCTGCCGGGTATTGCCGATTCTTTGGCGGGACGTATGGAAGTGCTGACTTTGTACCCGCTCTCACAGGGAGAAATAGCGGGTACCCGGGAAGACTTTATCCGGGCGTTGTTTCAAAAGAATTTTCCTTTCCAGGCGGCAGAGTCGACTTCTTTGTCAAAGGAAGCGCTGCTGGAAGCCATCGTGCTGGGCGGCTATCCGGAAGTACTGTCCAGGGCCACTTCCAGGCGACGCGCCGCCTGGTTCGATTCGTACATCACCACACTTGTGGAACGGGACATCCGCGACATCGCCAATATACAGGATATCAGTGGGCTGATCCGCCTGTTGCGCCTGCTCGGTGCCCGTTCCGGCACACTGCATAACCAGGCGGAGCTCTCGCGGAGCGTGGGAATGCCCGGCAGCACGCTCGGCCGGTATATCCCGTTGATCGAGGCGCTGTTCCTCATATGGTTCCTTCCCGCCTGGTCGAGCAACCTGAGCAAGCGTCTGGTTAAGTCACCAAAATTGCACGTCTGTGATTCCGGCCTAGCCTGCCATTTGTGTGGCGCGGACGCGGAACGCTTGGCGGGCGACCTGACTCTGGCAGGCCGGCTTCTGGAATCTTTTGTCGCCGGTGAACTGCTGAAGCAGAGCAGTTGGACGGAACATCCGGTGTCGCTCTACCACTATCGTTCGCAAAGCGGCGAAGAAGTGGATGTAATTCTGGAGGACAGAGCCGGCCACGTGGCGGCTGTGGAAGTGAAGCTCGCGGCCGGTGTGGCCTCGCATGACATCAAGGGACTGGTTTCATTGCGCGATGCGCTGGGGAATCATTTTGCCCGGGGTGTGGTTGTGTATACCGGCCAGGAAGTTATTCCCATGGGTGACAGAATTTTTGCTATACCTATAGGGATGATGTTTGCCGGATAG